A section of the Dehalobacter sp. DCM genome encodes:
- the neuC gene encoding UDP-N-acetylglucosamine 2-epimerase — protein sequence MKKTICIVTGSRAEYGLLRPVIFRLAAIRSFVVKIVATGMHLSADFGCTYKEIEADGVPIDATIDILRYNGSAKTNNNLDTINTINTTNTTSKAIGIGIIGFAEYFAKTQPDLVVVLGDRFEIFAAATAAAVACIPIAHLHGGETTEGSLDEFFRHAISKMSYLHFTSAEPYRQRVINMGEAPDRVFNVGATGVENILRMSLMTKDELARSIDYDLNRPYALVTFHPATLEKDTALKQMEILLSAFDETDGLNYIFTKANADQYGREINHKLEAYCESKANSICFASLGVRRYLSAMKYCEMVIGNSSSGIIETPSFKKPTINIGDRQKGRICARSVLSCQPEKHAILHCINKARSGQFLREIADQENPYGDGKTSEKIATVIQDFLDNNKINLKKSFYDVKRQDHVQ from the coding sequence ATGAAAAAAACGATTTGCATCGTTACCGGTTCACGCGCTGAATATGGTCTTTTACGGCCCGTCATATTTCGGCTGGCTGCTATTAGGAGTTTTGTCGTAAAAATTGTTGCCACCGGCATGCATCTGTCTGCGGATTTTGGCTGCACGTATAAGGAGATTGAAGCCGACGGCGTCCCGATAGACGCTACAATAGATATTTTGCGTTATAACGGTTCCGCCAAGACTAATAATAATTTAGATACCATTAATACTATCAATACCACCAATACTACGTCTAAGGCCATTGGAATTGGAATTATCGGTTTTGCGGAGTATTTCGCAAAAACCCAGCCTGATTTAGTCGTCGTCTTAGGGGACCGGTTTGAAATTTTCGCCGCCGCCACGGCCGCGGCAGTCGCTTGTATCCCCATTGCGCATCTTCATGGCGGGGAAACAACAGAGGGGTCGCTGGACGAGTTTTTTCGCCACGCCATCAGCAAAATGAGTTATTTGCACTTTACTTCTGCCGAACCATACCGGCAGCGGGTTATTAATATGGGAGAAGCGCCGGACCGGGTATTCAATGTTGGCGCAACCGGCGTGGAAAACATTTTACGAATGTCCCTTATGACCAAAGATGAGCTGGCGCGCAGCATCGACTATGATTTAAACCGTCCCTATGCTCTTGTCACATTTCACCCGGCAACATTGGAAAAGGATACTGCCCTGAAGCAAATGGAAATACTTTTGTCGGCTTTCGATGAGACCGATGGGCTGAATTATATCTTTACCAAAGCTAACGCGGATCAATATGGCCGGGAGATCAATCACAAACTGGAAGCCTACTGTGAGAGCAAAGCGAATTCGATTTGTTTTGCCTCTCTGGGCGTAAGGCGTTACCTCTCGGCGATGAAATATTGCGAAATGGTGATCGGCAATTCCTCCAGCGGCATCATTGAAACCCCCAGCTTTAAAAAACCCACGATTAATATCGGCGACAGGCAAAAAGGCAGGATCTGCGCCAGATCAGTCTTATCCTGCCAACCGGAAAAGCACGCTATCCTCCATTGCATTAATAAAGCGAGGTCCGGACAGTTTTTGCGTGAAATTGCCGATCAGGAAAATCCCTACGGCGACGGTAAAACTTCCGAAAAAATTGCAACGGTAATTCAGGATTTTCTGGATAATAACAAGATCAATCTAAAAAAGAGTTTTTATGATGTCAAGAGGCAAGACCATGTTCAATGA
- the neuB gene encoding N-acetylneuraminate synthase — translation MPKVFIIAEAGVNHNGDINLAKKLIDAAKTAGADAVKFQTFQAENLVSKVAQKADYQKQTTGAEENQLAMIKKLELSFDDFRELKKYCDQKEILFLSTPFDYDSIDFLDSLGMPIFKAPSGEITNLPYLIRIANTGKPVILSTGMSDLDEVGLALKALQNNGAGPLTLLHCHTQYPTLFGDANIKAMLTLKEHFGVEVGYSDHTLGIEAAVAAVALGAAVIEKHFTLDKNLEGPDHKASLNPKELKAMVSAIRNIELALGDGLKRVSKSEEPNKQAARKSIVAKRHIAKGEVFTQDNLTVKRPGNGISPMKWFEVLGLRATRDFCEDELIE, via the coding sequence ATGCCTAAAGTTTTTATTATTGCCGAAGCCGGCGTCAACCACAACGGAGATATAAATCTTGCTAAAAAATTGATAGACGCAGCGAAAACCGCAGGCGCGGATGCAGTCAAGTTTCAAACCTTTCAGGCAGAGAACCTCGTATCCAAAGTAGCGCAGAAAGCCGACTATCAAAAACAAACAACCGGAGCTGAAGAAAACCAGTTAGCCATGATAAAGAAACTGGAGCTTTCTTTTGACGATTTCCGTGAACTCAAAAAGTATTGTGATCAAAAAGAGATTCTATTTCTTTCCACGCCCTTTGATTATGATAGCATCGATTTTTTAGACAGTCTCGGCATGCCAATATTTAAGGCGCCGTCAGGAGAAATTACCAACCTGCCGTACCTGATAAGAATCGCCAATACCGGCAAACCGGTGATCCTGTCAACGGGAATGAGCGATCTCGATGAGGTGGGATTAGCGCTCAAAGCCCTCCAGAATAATGGCGCAGGTCCGCTAACCTTATTACACTGCCATACACAATACCCTACCCTTTTCGGAGACGCCAACATCAAAGCGATGCTAACCCTGAAAGAACACTTCGGCGTCGAGGTCGGCTATTCCGATCATACCTTAGGGATAGAAGCCGCCGTTGCCGCAGTGGCCCTGGGCGCCGCTGTGATCGAAAAGCATTTTACGCTGGATAAAAACCTGGAAGGTCCGGACCATAAAGCAAGCCTTAATCCCAAGGAGCTTAAGGCCATGGTTTCAGCGATCAGAAATATTGAACTCGCTTTGGGGGATGGCCTCAAACGCGTATCAAAATCCGAAGAGCCCAACAAACAAGCCGCCCGCAAAAGTATTGTCGCCAAACGCCATATTGCCAAAGGCGAGGTCTTTACCCAAGATAATTTGACCGTTAAACGCCCCGGTAATGGGATTTCTCCCATGAAATGGTTTGAGGTTCTGGGATTACGCGCAACGCGTGATTTTTGTGAGGATGAGTTGATAGAATGA
- a CDS encoding acetyltransferase: MEKIVLVGAGGHALSVIDSIHAAGKYEIVGITALDYIGKKLLGYEILGTDAVLQSVFESGIKHAFIAVGSIGNPALRENLFFRLKRQGFILPAIIDPSATIGSDVRLSEGIYAGRNTIINAKSAIGDMAIINTGAILEHNCRMQEFTHIGPGAVICGDVNIGARTHIGANATVIQGVTIGDDCLIGAGSVVVRDVQDKVVAYGNPCKAARKNA; the protein is encoded by the coding sequence ATGGAAAAAATTGTTCTGGTCGGCGCGGGCGGACATGCGCTTAGTGTGATAGACAGCATCCATGCCGCCGGGAAATACGAAATCGTGGGAATTACCGCATTGGACTATATCGGCAAGAAACTATTAGGCTATGAAATATTAGGAACCGACGCCGTATTACAGTCTGTATTTGAGAGCGGGATCAAACATGCTTTTATTGCAGTCGGAAGTATCGGAAACCCTGCTTTGCGAGAAAACCTCTTTTTTAGACTCAAACGTCAAGGCTTTATTCTGCCTGCGATAATCGATCCGTCTGCAACTATCGGCAGCGATGTCCGTCTGAGCGAGGGTATTTACGCGGGCAGGAACACGATCATCAATGCCAAGAGCGCTATTGGCGATATGGCGATCATTAATACAGGCGCCATACTGGAGCATAATTGCCGTATGCAAGAATTCACCCATATCGGGCCCGGCGCTGTGATCTGCGGCGACGTCAACATCGGCGCCCGGACTCATATCGGCGCCAACGCGACGGTGATTCAAGGCGTCACTATCGGCGACGACTGCCTAATCGGCGCCGGAAGCGTTGTGGTCCGCGATGTTCAGGACAAGGTTGTGGCGTACGGTAATCCCTGCAAGGCGGCGAGAAAGAATGCCTAA
- a CDS encoding sugar phosphate nucleotidyltransferase, whose product MRRLNIETLYITEDQSVLEAMKQIDATANQILLIPENKKLKAIITDGDIRRHLLHGGKLEDKVKEIANYQPRYILEKDKDQARQLMKKWSVLSLPVVSETLEIQSIVFLQDYEIGRHHAVSAPVVIMAGGLGTRLYPYTKILPKPLIPIGDIPITEHIINNFLEYGCQEFHLIVNHKKNMIKSYFSEVEKDYVLEFHPEEAPLGTGGGLSLLQGKLGSAFFLTNCDVLIRANYKEIYDHHQQTGNMITIVAAYKHLTLPYGIINMDSNGEIASMIEKPEYSFLTNSGFYVVEPEVLNTLEKDQAIGFPDIIAQQKRLGQKIGIFPVSERCWLDMGQFEELERMKQELGV is encoded by the coding sequence GTGAGGAGATTGAATATCGAGACCTTATATATCACTGAAGACCAAAGCGTCCTGGAAGCGATGAAGCAGATCGATGCAACCGCCAATCAAATTCTGCTTATTCCCGAAAATAAAAAACTGAAAGCCATCATTACCGACGGCGACATTAGAAGGCATTTGCTGCACGGAGGAAAGTTAGAGGATAAAGTAAAAGAAATTGCCAATTATCAGCCACGCTATATCTTGGAAAAAGATAAAGATCAAGCCCGGCAATTAATGAAAAAATGGTCCGTCTTATCTTTGCCGGTTGTCAGTGAAACATTGGAGATCCAATCCATCGTCTTTCTCCAAGATTACGAGATTGGACGCCACCATGCCGTAAGTGCGCCGGTGGTGATTATGGCCGGCGGCCTGGGGACGCGGCTGTATCCGTATACTAAAATCTTACCCAAACCCCTGATTCCTATCGGCGATATACCTATCACCGAGCATATTATTAACAATTTTCTGGAATATGGGTGCCAGGAGTTTCATTTAATCGTCAATCATAAAAAAAATATGATCAAGTCCTATTTCAGCGAAGTAGAAAAAGATTATGTCCTGGAATTTCATCCGGAAGAGGCGCCGCTGGGTACAGGCGGTGGGCTCAGCCTGCTTCAAGGGAAACTGGGATCGGCCTTTTTCCTGACGAACTGCGATGTGCTGATCAGAGCCAACTATAAGGAGATATATGACCATCATCAGCAAACCGGCAATATGATTACTATCGTAGCAGCCTATAAGCATCTCACGCTGCCTTATGGAATAATTAATATGGACAGCAATGGTGAAATAGCTTCCATGATCGAGAAACCCGAGTACTCCTTCCTGACTAATTCAGGCTTTTATGTTGTGGAACCCGAGGTTCTGAACACGCTGGAGAAGGATCAAGCTATAGGGTTCCCCGACATCATCGCGCAGCAAAAAAGACTGGGGCAAAAGATCGGGATTTTTCCTGTCAGCGAACGGTGTTGGCTGGATATGGGACAGTTTGAAGAGTTGGAAAGAATGAAGCAGGAATTAGGGGTATGA
- a CDS encoding LegC family aminotransferase yields the protein MDKFIPLSVPNFNGNELKYLTDAVKTEWVSAGGAYVDRFEYEFAAYVNTETAVACQSGTAGLHLALILAGVEAGHEVIAPTLTFIAAVNPVRYLNAHPVFMDCDDSLCLDMAKLKKFCQDECHFIDNQLINKSTGRQIKAIVVVHIFGNMAHMEAVMDIAQAYNLKVIEDATEALGTYSLAGRYQGKYTGTIADIGVYSFNGNKIITTGGGGMLVSRDPGIMKRAKYLSTQAKDDAVYFRHNEIGYNYRMTNLQAALGVAQLEQLENFIAIKQQNYRIYQSRINNGLNGLKILTFRKDIRPNYWFYSLYIENPDKYSRKKIMESLAQDNIQTRPLWGLIHEQKPYLTNQAFMIEKAFSYYNRVVNLPCSSNLSAGDVDRVIKKISSL from the coding sequence ATGGATAAATTTATCCCGTTATCCGTACCCAACTTCAACGGTAACGAACTGAAATACCTGACTGACGCGGTTAAGACGGAATGGGTGTCTGCCGGCGGGGCTTATGTCGACAGGTTTGAATACGAGTTTGCCGCTTATGTCAACACGGAAACAGCGGTTGCTTGTCAAAGCGGAACCGCCGGCTTGCATTTAGCTTTGATTTTAGCGGGTGTAGAAGCAGGTCATGAGGTGATCGCGCCGACGCTGACCTTTATCGCCGCCGTTAATCCGGTCAGATATTTAAACGCCCATCCTGTTTTTATGGATTGTGACGATTCTTTGTGCCTGGATATGGCCAAATTAAAGAAGTTTTGCCAGGACGAATGTCATTTTATTGACAATCAATTAATCAATAAGTCGACCGGCAGACAGATCAAAGCCATCGTGGTTGTCCATATTTTCGGCAATATGGCCCATATGGAGGCGGTTATGGATATCGCTCAGGCCTATAACCTGAAAGTCATTGAGGACGCCACTGAGGCCTTAGGAACCTACTCCCTTGCCGGCCGGTATCAAGGCAAGTATACCGGGACCATTGCCGATATTGGCGTTTATTCCTTTAACGGCAATAAAATTATCACGACCGGCGGCGGCGGCATGCTGGTCTCCCGTGATCCCGGCATCATGAAAAGAGCCAAATACTTGTCCACCCAGGCCAAAGACGACGCCGTCTATTTCCGGCATAATGAAATCGGCTACAATTACCGTATGACCAACCTGCAGGCAGCCTTGGGGGTTGCTCAGCTGGAGCAGTTGGAGAACTTTATAGCGATAAAGCAACAAAACTATAGAATATACCAAAGCAGGATAAACAATGGCCTAAACGGCTTGAAGATCCTGACCTTTCGGAAGGATATCCGTCCGAACTACTGGTTCTATTCCCTCTACATCGAAAATCCAGACAAATATTCCCGTAAGAAAATCATGGAAAGTCTGGCCCAAGATAACATTCAAACTCGCCCTCTCTGGGGACTGATTCATGAACAAAAACCCTATTTGACTAACCAAGCTTTTATGATTGAAAAAGCATTTTCCTATTATAACCGCGTTGTGAATCTTCCTTGCAGCAGCAATTTATCTGCCGGCGATGTCGATAGGGTTATAAAAAAAATAAGTTCACTTTAA
- a CDS encoding NAD-dependent 4,6-dehydratase LegB: MNKILVTGADGFIGSHLVEQLIKNGEKVRAFVYYNSFNTWGWLDTFPKELLEDIEIFAGDIRDPNGVREALRGVDEVFHLAALIAIPFSYHSPDSYVDTNIKGALNVLQAAKDLKTKRVLVTSTSEVYGTAQYVPIDEKHPFQGQSPYSATKIGADRLAESFYRSFDLPVTIARPFNTYGPRQSARAVIPTVITQLLAGKTEIKLGSLTPTRDFLYVKDTVQGFIDIAKSDQTIGQEINIATQQEISIGQLAQELINQINPKATLICDQHRLRPEKSEVNRLLGSNEKIRRLTAWVPKYSLKEGLAETIAFFKENAGRYKADIYNL; this comes from the coding sequence ATGAACAAAATTCTTGTTACCGGTGCTGACGGCTTTATTGGCAGTCATCTTGTGGAGCAGCTTATCAAAAATGGTGAAAAGGTGAGGGCTTTTGTCTATTATAATTCATTTAATACCTGGGGATGGCTCGATACCTTCCCCAAAGAACTCCTAGAGGATATAGAAATATTCGCGGGCGATATCCGTGATCCCAACGGCGTAAGAGAAGCGCTCAGAGGAGTGGATGAGGTTTTCCATCTTGCGGCTTTAATCGCAATTCCATTTAGTTATCATTCTCCTGATTCCTACGTCGATACGAATATCAAAGGCGCCTTAAATGTGCTGCAGGCCGCTAAAGATCTGAAAACTAAGAGAGTCCTGGTGACCTCCACGTCCGAAGTTTATGGCACGGCCCAGTACGTACCCATCGATGAGAAACATCCGTTTCAGGGGCAATCTCCGTATTCGGCCACCAAAATTGGGGCCGACAGATTAGCGGAAAGCTTCTATCGCAGCTTCGACCTGCCCGTTACCATCGCCCGGCCGTTTAACACGTATGGACCGCGCCAATCGGCCAGGGCTGTGATTCCGACTGTTATTACTCAGCTCTTGGCGGGAAAGACCGAAATAAAACTCGGCTCTCTGACTCCGACCAGGGATTTTCTTTATGTGAAAGATACTGTCCAAGGTTTTATTGACATCGCCAAGTCTGATCAAACCATAGGTCAGGAGATCAATATTGCGACCCAGCAAGAGATCTCCATCGGTCAGCTGGCCCAGGAGTTAATTAATCAGATTAACCCTAAGGCAACGCTGATTTGTGACCAGCACAGACTACGTCCGGAAAAAAGCGAGGTAAACAGGCTTTTAGGGTCCAATGAGAAAATCAGGAGACTTACTGCCTGGGTGCCGAAATACAGTCTCAAAGAGGGTCTGGCTGAGACAATAGCGTTTTTCAAGGAGAATGCAGGCCGATATAAAGCGGATATTTATAACCTGTAA
- the galU gene encoding UTP--glucose-1-phosphate uridylyltransferase GalU, producing the protein MHKIRKAIIPAAGLGTRFLPATKAQPKEMLPIVDKPTIQFIVEEAVQSGIEDIVIVTGRNKRAIEDHFDRAVELETFLRNTKKDELLEAVQDISRMANIFYVRQKEALGLGHAIYCASKFIGNEPFAVLLGDDVIHAQIPCLKQMISIYEQYGSSIVAVHEVPLEQVSRFGIVDGEKIGERIYRSRDLIEKPRPEEAPATRLAIMGRYILSPQIFGILENLPPGKNGEIQLTDGLREYNKVGEIIAFDFEGRRYDVGDKFGFIQATIEYGLSHADVSAELTNYLHELIPEAVAAKWRLL; encoded by the coding sequence ATGCATAAAATTCGCAAAGCAATCATTCCGGCAGCAGGACTTGGCACGCGTTTTTTACCGGCAACAAAGGCTCAGCCTAAGGAAATGCTGCCTATTGTGGATAAACCAACAATCCAGTTTATCGTTGAAGAAGCCGTTCAATCGGGGATTGAAGACATTGTCATCGTTACCGGTCGCAATAAACGAGCCATAGAAGACCATTTTGACCGCGCCGTCGAACTGGAGACGTTCTTAAGAAACACCAAAAAGGACGAACTATTGGAGGCAGTCCAAGATATTTCACGGATGGCGAATATTTTTTATGTCCGTCAAAAAGAAGCTCTCGGCTTAGGCCATGCCATCTATTGCGCAAGTAAGTTTATCGGCAACGAGCCTTTCGCGGTCTTACTGGGAGATGACGTCATTCACGCCCAGATACCTTGTCTGAAACAAATGATTAGTATCTACGAACAGTATGGATCCAGTATTGTCGCGGTCCATGAAGTCCCTTTAGAACAGGTTTCCAGATTTGGCATCGTGGACGGAGAAAAAATAGGCGAACGTATCTACCGGTCCCGTGATCTGATTGAAAAACCACGTCCGGAAGAGGCCCCGGCCACACGTTTAGCGATTATGGGACGCTATATTTTAAGTCCTCAGATTTTTGGAATTCTGGAAAACCTTCCACCCGGTAAGAACGGCGAGATTCAACTGACTGACGGTTTGCGCGAATATAACAAGGTAGGGGAAATTATCGCCTTTGATTTTGAGGGGCGCAGATATGATGTCGGAGACAAATTTGGCTTTATCCAAGCGACAATTGAGTACGGCCTAAGCCATGCTGATGTGTCAGCTGAGTTAACGAATTATCTTCACGAACTTATACCGGAGGCGGTAGCGGCGAAATGGAGGTTGCTATGA
- a CDS encoding reverse transcriptase domain-containing protein, with the protein MVRYADDMLIFCKSKRAAERTLANLILFIEKKLFLKVNREKTEVAMWVKLNS; encoded by the coding sequence ATTGTCCGCTATGCGGACGATATGCTTATCTTCTGTAAAAGCAAAAGGGCGGCGGAAAGAACACTGGCAAATCTAATCCTGTTCATAGAAAAGAAATTATTCCTCAAAGTCAACCGGGAAAAGACAGAAGTAGCTATGTGGGTAAAGTTAAACTCTTAG
- a CDS encoding group II intron maturase-specific domain-containing protein, with protein sequence MGYEQRKLKLKQFITGWVNCFKLADMKALLKETDKWLRRRIRMVIWKQWKRVRTRYAMLKKLGIVAWVAWKGANIRKGCWRCARNPIIAKSIYFSVNLLTNKIKSSILR encoded by the coding sequence ATGGGATACGAGCAGAGAAAGTTAAAACTCAAGCAGTTCATAACCGGTTGGGTCAACTGCTTTAAACTTGCGGATATGAAGGCACTGCTGAAAGAAACCGATAAATGGTTACGGAGACGTATCCGGATGGTTATCTGGAAACAGTGGAAAAGGGTAAGAACGCGATATGCGATGCTCAAGAAATTGGGCATTGTTGCGTGGGTAGCATGGAAAGGTGCAAACATAAGAAAAGGTTGCTGGCGTTGTGCCCGTAACCCGATTATTGCTAAAAGCATTTATTTTTCGGTCAACCTGTTGACTAACAAAATAAAATCATCCATTTTACGATGA
- a CDS encoding putative ABC transporter permease: protein MLRRYFFYGLMGWSLEILWTGLNSLIHGDFRMMGFTNLWMFFIYGSAVFLEPLHDKISHWRWPLRGLIWLMVIWGIEYISGLILLKVLGVYPWEYTDSLAINGFITLGFAPVWFCGGLLFEKVHRKMDDFILLVNRLTEK, encoded by the coding sequence ATGCTAAGACGATATTTCTTTTATGGACTTATGGGTTGGAGCCTTGAAATCCTATGGACTGGCCTTAATTCTCTGATTCATGGTGATTTTCGGATGATGGGCTTTACAAACCTGTGGATGTTTTTTATCTATGGCTCCGCTGTATTTCTTGAGCCCTTGCATGATAAGATTTCACATTGGAGGTGGCCTCTGAGGGGACTCATCTGGTTAATGGTGATTTGGGGAATTGAGTATATCAGCGGTCTAATTTTACTTAAAGTTCTTGGCGTTTATCCCTGGGAGTATACAGATTCACTGGCGATAAACGGTTTTATTACGTTGGGATTTGCTCCCGTTTGGTTTTGCGGCGGTCTGCTTTTCGAGAAGGTTCATCGTAAAATGGATGATTTTATTTTGTTAGTCAACAGGTTGACCGAAAAATAA